The region CGAAGGCGGAGCACGACCTCGGTGCACTACCCGCCGATGTCGGAATGCTTCGTCCAGCGAGCCTCGTCGCGGTAAAGCGGTAGCGACGACGCAGAGTTGCCGCACAGCGCGAGGTACCACAGCAGGTTGCACTCCGACGGCGGCAAAACCGGATCAGTGCGTCTGGCGAGCGGCCGTGGGCGCCTGGATCGAGGTGGGGGCGCCTGGACTACCGTCGTGGATGTGGGTCGACTAATCGTCATCGAGGGACTAGACGGCGCGGGCAAGCGCACGCTCGCCAACGGGATCACGGCGGAATTGACGGCCCGCGGCCACTCCGTGGCGCGCTTGGCCTTCCCGCGCTATTCCGACGACGTGCATGCCGAACTCGTCGCCGAGGCGCTCCGCGGCAACCACGGCGACCTCGCCGACTCCGTCCACGGCATGGCCGTCCTTTACGCGCTCGACCGCCGCGACGCGGCGGACGCGCTTCGCGCTGACCTCAGCGCGTACGACGTCGTCCTCCTTGACCGCTACGTCGCCTCGAATGCCGCCTACGGCGCCGCTCGGCTCTACCAGGACAGCCACGGCGACTTCGTCGCCTGGCTCCACGAGTTGGAGGTGATGCGTTTCGCGCTGCCGAAACCGGACCTGCAGATTCTGTTGCAGGTACCGACGGAAGTGGCGGCTCGCCGCGCCGAGCACCGCGAACGCACCGAAGTGGACAGGCAACGGGACAACTTCGAGTCCGACGCCTCATTGCAGCAGCGCTGCGGCGAGGTCTACGAGCAACTTGCCGCGGAGAACTGGTGGTCGCCGTGGGTCGTGGTGGACGGCGTGAACCACGTGGACTTCGGCACTCTCGTCGACAAACACGTGCTTGCCTAATCCACGGCCGCGTCGGGGCAGCGGCACTGTCCGAAGTGCACATTCGCCGCCGCCCGCACGAGCTGGGACACCGGCGCCGCCGGTCAGGTTCGGTTCCCGTTGCTACGCAACGTGAGTCGATGGACACCCGCGGTCAAATAGGGGCACTGCATGAAACTGCCAGCAGGTCTACTCCATTCAGCGGTATTCACTGCGCCGAACCCGCCGCTGTGGCGCGACCTGCGACGACGATCTGCGGGTGGATGCACAGCGGCTGAGTGACAAGTGCAACCATGTTGGCTATGAAGGCACGCGTGCTCGTGGTGGACGATGATCCGGCCCTGGCCGAAATGCTGACCATCGTGCTCCGAGGTGAGGGGTTCGAGACCGCCGTCGTTAGCGACGGCACCAAAGCGTTGCCTGCCTTGCGGGAGCTCAAACCCGATCTGGTGCTGCTGGACTTGATGCTGCCGGGGATGAACGGCATCGACGTCTGCAAGGCCATCCGAACCGAGTCCGTCGTGCCGATCGTGATGTTGACCGCGAAGAGCGACACGGTCGACGTGGTGCTGGGACTGGAATCCGGTGCGGACGACTACGTCGTCAAGCCGTTCAAGCCGAAGGAACTGGTCGCCCGGCTGCGCGCCAGGCTGCGCCGGACCGATGCGGAGCCGGCCGAGGTGCTGACCATCGGCGACGTGACCATCGACGTACCCGGCCACGAGGTGACCCGCGACGGCCACCCGATCGCGTTGACCCCGCTGGAGTTCGACCTGCTGGTGGCGCTGGCCCGCAAGCCGCGCCAGGTGTTCACCCGCGAGGTCCTGCTGGAGCAAGTGTGGGGATATCGGCACGCCGCCGACACCCGACTGGTCAATGTGCACGTACAGCGCCTGCGGTCGAAGGTGGAGCGCGACCCGGAGCGCCCCGAGGTGGTGCTTACGGTCCGCGGCGTCGGCTACAAAGCCGGCCCCCCGTGATCGGCTGATCGAGCCGGTGCGCCTGCTCGCGAGCAGGCGCACCGAAAGGGGCTCCAGGCCCATTCCCCGGGACGGAACTTGTGGCGAACGCAGCCGTCCTCGGTCCGTGAGCCTGGCCTTAGGCAGGTCGAATGCAACACGCCGCTGCTGTCTTCCCGCGCACAGCAGCTGAGAACCGCGGGCGGTGCGAGTTGCGTGCGTGGTGGATTCGGCAGTGGCTGCTTGCTTGACGTCGAACCGCATGCGGACAGGTGTCGGCCTAGGGCACCGGTGTAGGCCGGCGGTCGGGCTTTTGACAGAGTTGCTAGCCGGGTCGTTGTAGTGGAGGGGCCCGAGGGACGGTTGCCTTGAGCGTGTGGACGCGTCAAAGCCGCGTGGTGCGGCGGTTGATCAGCCGTGTCCGCGAGGAGATCCGCGACCGGTGGCA is a window of Saccharopolyspora phatthalungensis DNA encoding:
- a CDS encoding dTMP kinase produces the protein MGRLIVIEGLDGAGKRTLANGITAELTARGHSVARLAFPRYSDDVHAELVAEALRGNHGDLADSVHGMAVLYALDRRDAADALRADLSAYDVVLLDRYVASNAAYGAARLYQDSHGDFVAWLHELEVMRFALPKPDLQILLQVPTEVAARRAEHRERTEVDRQRDNFESDASLQQRCGEVYEQLAAENWWSPWVVVDGVNHVDFGTLVDKHVLA
- the mtrA gene encoding MtrAB system response regulator MtrA; protein product: MKARVLVVDDDPALAEMLTIVLRGEGFETAVVSDGTKALPALRELKPDLVLLDLMLPGMNGIDVCKAIRTESVVPIVMLTAKSDTVDVVLGLESGADDYVVKPFKPKELVARLRARLRRTDAEPAEVLTIGDVTIDVPGHEVTRDGHPIALTPLEFDLLVALARKPRQVFTREVLLEQVWGYRHAADTRLVNVHVQRLRSKVERDPERPEVVLTVRGVGYKAGPP